In a genomic window of Phaeodactylum tricornutum CCAP 1055/1 chromosome 6, whole genome shotgun sequence:
- a CDS encoding predicted protein, which yields GQHLLVDIENVDASFLNSAHQLAFAMVDVIEMSGLTLLSYHCHGLEPIGVSCVGVLLESHVSFHTWPIEGVITLDLFTCG from the coding sequence GGTCAACATCTGTTGGTCGATATAGAAAATGTCGATGCCTCATTTTTGAACTCTGCTCATCAATTGGCTTTTGCTATGGTGGATGTAATTGAAATGAGTGGTTTGACTCTTTTGTCCTACCATTGCCATGGACTTGAACCTATCGGAGTAAGCTGTGTCGGAGTCCTACTGGAAAGCCACGTCTCCTTCCATACATGGCCAATTGAAGGTGTGATTACACTGGACCTCTTCACGTGCGGT
- a CDS encoding predicted protein has product MLLSRLRILLLLLLLFINVLGKNRVAAFWSLSVCRVELQHVTLVLSAARKPKPRMADKRRQRAKQQSQQRQSQLPFLTEIPSSQLDFRKSSPPLTTTPYVPAKTPDSTRDNPAAPAAMSKAQTLLDAQRKSIAVLTAVRTSIEQKMSLELVEASLHERGYWYVDNFLDDHEIVQQLQDEGATLLENGMTPDMTNLGSGEYTVALAGGDAQYVLAPRSVEWVVSATKHVPLQLPSLNLDNTNCMGVMRTFDRNAYQASRTLLTDGDDQAEIKPRPFGTVATKEGDQRKITMRYYLVPDATCWNASSGGGLSFEDSETIYAVRNRLVLWKSDCVAYRPEVWKGSEEEGESLASCIELHLISTSNDETR; this is encoded by the coding sequence ATGCTGCTCTCGCGGTTACGAATACTGCTGCTACTGTTGTTATTGTTCATTAATGTGCTTGGGAAAAATCGCGTTGCGGCCTTTTGGTCCCTGTCGGTATGTCGCGTGGAGCTTCAGCATGTCACCTTGGTCCTCTCGGCGGCTCGCAAACCCAAACCACGCATGGCCGATAAACGTCGACAACGAGCGAAACAACAGTCACAACAACGGCAATCGCAACTACCCTTCTTGACGGAAATACCGTCATCCCAACTTGATTTTCGAAAATCGTCACCACCACTGACGACAACTCCGTATGTACCGGCCAAAACGCCGGACTCTACCCGCGACAATCCCGCGGCGCCGGCCGCTATGTCCAAGGCTCAAACACTCCTCGACGCGCAACGAAAGTCTATTGCCGTCTTGACAGCCGTCCGGACGAGTATTGAACAAAAGATGTCCTTGGAATTGGTGGAAGCCTCGTTGCACGAGCGAGGGTACTGGTACGTGGACAATTTTCTCGACGACCACGAGATTGTGCAGCAACTCCAGGACGAGGGAGCGACACTGCTGGAAAACGGCATGACGCCGGACATGACCAATCTAGGGTCGGGAGAGTACACCGTCGCCTTGGCAGGGGGCGACGCCCAGTACGTACTCGCGCCGCGATCCGTTGAATGGGTCGTCTCCGCCACCAAGCACGTTCCACTCCAACTACCGTCCTTGAATTTAGACAATACCAATTGTATGGGTGTGATGCGTACCTTTGACCGGAACGCCTATCAAGCATCTCGCACACTCCTGACCGACGGTGATGATCAGGCGGAAATCAAACCGCGACCATTTGGAACCGTGGCGACGAAAGAAGGGGATCAGCGAAAGATTACAATGCGCTATTACTTAGTTCCGGATGCCACCTGTTGGAACGCTTCCAGTGGCGGAGGATTAAGCTTTGAAGATAGCGAAACGATATATGCTGTTCGCAATCGTCTTGTACTTTGGAAGTCCGATTGCGTTGCGTATCGCCCAGAAGTCTGGAAAGGAAGTGAGGAAGAAGGTGAAAGCCTGGCTAGTTGTATCGAACTACATCTGATCTCCACTTCCAATGACGAAACTCGATAA
- a CDS encoding predicted protein (unknownn protein) — protein sequence MQEQPLPSPMFHLSPVKPKAAILSLPPDSPGVSVIQDGNSDGNRVFSVVIPDGVRGGEYFRVTMAGETMKVKCPMMVDPGERVRVTLPPKSPLSPTDISVIAARHPGPYWTHIPYRAKPGERFQLSVFGAVVNVKVPPGGHEGMRIWFMLGEKKGEEDMADGHAPSLGQIDVPPLCDKSDSSNGLERRDTTTNSDTMRKEDTIRPSESELSHTEEDGISDDETEEPFRPSLRPSTLRGMSFDDDEKTPSTYCSDPDAHPNGEEKNVFHDAVEEIGNRVRRGGRRVALPEPPLYEAEVLCLRYVGGEGEHREYGWEKPDWTTKDLRPTGRNVKDGSTLAKPVTLIANVVGTEQHLSWERPAWTKQTLKVTEKGQRAKNGETLAAPVTNIAHVAAETADYQFQKPEWTRNAGLRSTGKFERLQEGKDIVRPIGGIKHIDNVNKVDVELLSSTSSLVELPRHESVTTSSHVPEIVVPLDPADADKKLELEDSISEVSQVDKDTVEPDESVEEYDEDIFSEEEYEEYVVVREEDVEEDVALAEIRIAT from the coding sequence ATGCAGGAGCAACCACTACCTTCGCCCATGTTTCATTTGAGTCCAGTTAAGCCGAAGGCAGCAATTTTGTCACTCCCTCCAGATTCGCCCGGAGTTAGCGTGATTCAGGACGGTAACTCCGATGGTAACCGCGTTTTTTCTGTCGTGATTCCAGATGGAGTGAGAGGTGGCGAGTACTTTCGCGTAACCATGGCAGGTGAGACGATGAAAGTTAAATGTCCGATGATGGTAGATCCTGGCGAGCGCGTTCGAGTTACGTTGCCACCCAAATCACCCCTATCTCCCACCGATATAAGTGTGATTGCGGCCCGTCATCCTGGGCCTTACTGGACCCACATTCCTTACCGTGCCAAACCGGGAGAGCGCTTTCAGCTGAGTGTATTTGGAGCCGTTGTAAATGTGAAAGTACCACCAGGAGGACATGAGGGCATGAGAATCTGGTTTATGCTAGGAGAGAAGAAAGGCGAAGAAGATATGGCCGATGGCCACGCTCCATCTTTGGGCCAAATTGATGTGCCTCCTCTCTGCGACAAAAGCGATTCTTCAAACGGTTTGGAAAGAAGAGATACTACAACGAACAGCGATACAATGAGAAAGGAAGACACCATTAGGCCTTCTGAAAGCGAACTATCCCACACTGAAGAAGATGGcatttccgacgacgaaacggaagaacCATTCCGTCCTTCCTTGCGCCCATCTACGCTGCGAGGTATGTcctttgacgacgacgaaaagactCCTTCTACCTACTGTTCCGATCCCGATGCCCATCCGAACGGTGAAGAAAAAAACGTGTTCCACGATGCAGTGGAGGAAATCGGCAATCGTGTCCGCCGTGGTGGTCGCCGGGTCGCACTCCCAGAACCGCCACTCTACGAAGCCGAAGTTCTTTGTTTGCGGTACGTGGGCGGGGAAGGAGAACATCGTGAGTATGGTTGGGAAAAACCGGACTGGACAACCAAAGACTTACGGCCAACTGGTAGGAATGTCAAAGACGGCTCGACGCTGGCCAAACCTGTAACGTTGATTGCCAATGTTGTCGGTACGGAGCAGCATCTGTCGTGGGAGAGGCCCGCGTGGACGAAACAGACTCTCAAGGTGACCGAGAAAGGCCAAAGGGCTAAAAATGGCGAAACTCTCGCGGCTCCGGTGACGAACATTGCCCATGTTGCTGCGGAAACGGCTGACTACCAATTTCAAAAACCAGAATGGACCAGAAACGCCGGATTGCGAAGCACAGGAAAGTTCGAAAGGCTGCAAGAAGGGAAGGATATTGTTCGTCCAATTGGAGGTATCAAGCATATCGACAATGTGAACAAAGTTGATGTGGAGCTCCTTTCCTCTACATCCAGTCTGGTAGAGCTCCCACGTCATGAATCAGTTACGACTTCCTCGCATGTCCCGGAAATCGTAGTTCCTTTGGACCCAGCTGATGCGGACAAAAAATTGGAGTTGGAGGACTCTATCTCAGAGGTTTCTCAAGTCGATAAGGACACCGTCGAACCGGACGAAAGTGTGGAAGAATACGACGAAGATATCTTTTCCGaggaagaatacgaagaATATGTTGTTGTGAGAGAAGAAGACGTGGAAGAAGATGTCGCATTGGCTGAGATTCGAATCGCGACGTAA
- a CDS encoding predicted protein: MVSYEDLQEKLPSKAVIDVVSMKPEKVVASDVATAAGISLSQARKDLTALASISRGDISVDKDGELIYSFPRDLNSVLASNSVKYQTLQLARKVWPAVFWGVRVSFGVTLLVSLVAVFTTIFFITSSSSNNDDRRRDDRGGGMSFGMGGMWGPSPLDFFFYRPYGSYGYYGQPERDPEEMGFFESVFSYIFGDGDPNAGLEEKRLGLVASMIRENKGAVTAEQLAPYCDGAPNPQELASKTFVLPIVTALNGEPRVTEDGSIVYTFPELQMSAATVKVIPAASKEEMEMMGQNPALLQEREWKFSLAPEINRFLAGGLGVVNLGGALYLGNLLGQYAMYGVRLPSYFGIVQGAYPFL; encoded by the exons ATGGTTTCGTACGAGGATTTACAGGAAAAGCTTCCTTCGAAAGCGGTGATTGACGTGGTGTCCATGAAGCCCGAGAAAGTCGTTGCTTCGGACGTGGCTACGGCAGCGGGGATCTCGCTCTCCCAGGCGCGCAAGGATTTGACCGCCTTGGCGTCCATCTCGCGTGGCGACATTTCAGTGGACAAGGACGGAGAACTCATCTATTCCTTTCCGCGTGATTTGAATTCCGTACTGGCCAGCAATTCCGTCAAGTACCAAACTTTGCAGCTGGCGCGGAAAGTGTGGCCGGCTGTCTTTTGGGGCGTGCGCGTTTCCTTTGGTGTCACGTTGTTGGTGTCGCTGGTGGCCGTCTTTACTACCATCTTTTTCATCACTTCCAGTAGTTCCAATAACGATGATCGACGAAGAGATGACCGTGGCGGTGGTATGTCCTTTGGCATGGGAGGCATGTGGGGACCATCGCCAttggatttcttcttctACCGTCCTTACGGGTCGTACGGATACTATGGTCAGCCGGAGCGTGATCCGGAAGAGATGGGCTTTTTCGAGTCGGTCTTTAGTTACATATTTGGTGATGGCGATCCCAACGCTGGTCTGGAAGAGAAGCGACTGGGTTTAGTGGCCAGCATGATTCGGGAAAACAAAGGAGCTGTGACCGCCGAGCAGTTGGCACCGTACTGTGACGGCGCGCCGAACCCACAAGAACTCGCATCCAAGAC CTTCGTGCTACCGATTGTTACCGCATTGAATGGTGAACCCCGCGTGACTGAAGATGGTTCGATTGTCTACACGTTCCCGGAGCTGCAAAtgtcggcggcgaccgtCAAAGTGATACCCGCAGCATCCAAAGAAG AGATGGAAATGATGGGACAGAATCCGGCGTTGTTGCAAGAACGGGAATGGAAGTTTAGTTTGGCACCCGAGATCAATCGATTCCTAGCCGGGGGGTTGGGGGTGGTGAATTTGGGAGGTGCGCTGTATCTGGGCAACTTGTTGGGACAATACGCGATGTACGGCGTCAGACTACCTTCCTACTTTGGCATTGTGCAGGGCGCCTACCCTTTCCTG
- a CDS encoding predicted protein yields the protein MSGWIRRCRNSSFLVWVSCRSSSSVSAWSSPRWNGDKMTDSRPRKSQRMSVSPAVPDAPAIDVPPWLIASTGDLHRKRPAAFDQGNVDDDSVDNESLDVRRVILFAEPEEGAASSKAGSKHGKAIEVRSPFQKSAAEKRAIAEKQQCAKIKAKWGVTLELAIADSLGHLSSPTKIHSPSIRPSNAPAVVSSTGSSTPRHFSVATYNIWFGLDRDNGHPHGAARMQAMVDELLRCESPDNPLWFIGLQEVTPGLARTLFPALERVGYVVIHQEDAPYGVALAVKQQDAADGSPCPVVLDFGWKDFSRTVMQRGFLFVRVRLPGSENSTTAAQCIVTTTHLESYMPATERDPVYTGSEQRHLQLEQMQEFCHKEMARHRAVQTVILTGDMNWDDERKTPFDKPLLGYLPSTQNWKDAWLTSQLAKDKGYTYDGKLNPMLGSNLRRRFDRCLVHTNAVEDAATEIISTLMIGKLAIPNLTWQKYNSWKQTYKETPTAPSDHFGLVTQLRYHA from the coding sequence ATGAGTGGCTGGATACGACGTTGCCGGAATTCCTCCTTTCTTGTCTGGGTATCCTGTCGTTCCTCGTCTAGCGTTTCCGCTTGGTCTTCTCCGCGTTGGAACGGTGACAAGATGACGGACTCACGTCCCCGCAAAAGCCAGCGCATGTCGGTTTCCCCGGCGGTCCCCGATGCGCCTGCGATCGATGTCCCGCCGTGGTTGATCGCTTCCACCGGAGACCTGCACCGGAAACGACCCGCGGCTTTCGATCAAGGTAATGTGGATGACGACAGCGTTGACAACGAATCGCTCGACGTCCGTCGCGTTATTCTCTTTGCCGAACCAGAGGAAGGAGCGGCTTCGTCCAAAGCCGGATCCAAGCATGGCAAAGCCATTGAAGTCCGATCCCCCTTCCAGAAATCTGCTGCGGAAAAACGAGCTATCGCAGAGAAGCAGCAGTGCGCCAAAATAAAGGCCAAATGGGGCGTCACCCTTGAGTTGGCGATCGCGGATTCGCTAGGACATCTGTCGTCACCGACAAAGATACACAGCCCCAGTATTCGTCCGTCCAATGCTCCGGCAGTAGTCTCGTCTACGGGTTCATCCACGCCCCGTCACTTTTCCGTAGCCACCTACAATATTTGGTTCGGTCTGGATCGAGACAATGGACACCCCCATGGGGCTGCGCGGATGCAAGCCATGGTCGACGAACTACTGCGCTGCGAATCGCCCGACAACCCCCTCTGGTTCATTGGTCTGCAAGAAGTCACACCAGGATTGGCCCGTACACTCTTTCCCGCACTCGAACGAGTCGGCTACGTCGTCATTCATCAAGAAGACGCGCCCTACGGCGTAGCCCTGGCGGTCAAACAACAAGACGCCGCCGACGGGAGCCCCTGTCCAGTAGTACTCGACTTCGGCTGGAAAGACTTCTCCCGAACAGTGATGCAACGTGGATTCTTGTTCGTGCGGGTACGTTTGCCGGGATCCGAGAATTCGACCACCGCAGCACAATGCATCGTCACGACAACGCATCTGGAAAGCTACATGCCAGCCACTGAACGCGACCCAGTCTACACGGGATCGGAACAACGGCATCTACAGTTGGAGCAAATGCAAGAATTCTGTCACAAAGAAATGGCAAGACACCGTGCGGTCCAAACCGTTATTTTGACGGGAGACATGAATTGGGACGACGAGCGTAAAACCCCCTTCGACAAGCCATTGTTGGGATACCTGCCAAGCACACAGAATTGGAAGGATGCCTGGTTGACCTCTCAGCTCGCCAAAGACAAGGGTTATACTTACGATGGTAAGCTGAACCCAATGCTGGGAAGTAATTTGCGGCGTCGCTTCGATCGTTGTCTGGTGCACACCAACGCGGTGGAGGATGCGGCAACGGAAATAATCTCAACCCTCATGATTGGCAAATTGGCGATTCCGAACTTGACGTGGCAAAAGTACAACTCGTGGAAGCAGACGTACAAGGAGACGCCCACCGCACCCAGCGACCACTTTGGACTCGTTACACAGTTGCGCTACCACGCTTGA
- a CDS encoding predicted protein produces RVLYLDNVVQSRLLGETAYHESLVHPAMFSHQNPRRVAIIGGGEGAALREVLKHRTVEMVTMLEIDEAMVNASRSF; encoded by the coding sequence CGTGTTCTCTATCTGGACAATGTCGTTCAGAGTCGATTGCTTGGAGAAACAGCCTACCACGAATCGTTGGTTCATCCAGCAATGTTTTCGCATCAAAACCCACGACGGGTCGCGATCATTGGGGGAGGCGAAGGTGCGGCACTTCGCGAGGTTTTAAAGCACCGCACGGTAGAGATGGTGACAATGTTAGAGATTGATGAAGCTATGGTTAATGCGAGTCGGTCTTTT